In Flavobacterium sp. GSB-24, the genomic window TTTAGAGGAATTGAATGCTTATGCGAAAACCATTCAAAAACCAACAAACCAAGTGGTTTTAGTTACTGGTTCAGATCAGGATAAAAATGATTTCCCAACAAAAGAAGCTGTTGTAAGCGTAATGAAAAAAGTCGAAAACATGACTTTGGAACCTTACACTAAAAAAGAAAACAACGCGCCGTTAATTGATAAGGAACTAAAACCTGCTGCAATTAAAAAAACATTTGAAATAGCTGGAGTTAAGGACGCAAAAGGTTATATTTTAGAAAATGAAGCTAAAATAATTGTACTTCCAACAAACTATTCACAAGATCAGATTATTTTCTCGGCATTTTCAAAAGGAGGTAAATCTTTAATTAAGACAGAAGATCTCGCTTCTGCTGAAATTGCAACAACAATTGCAAGATCTTCAGGTCTGGGTAATTTTGATAATATTGGTCTAAAAGAAAAACTGACCGGAAAAGTTGCGCAGGCCGCACCGTTTATTGGTCAAAATACACAGGGATTCCAAGGAAGTTCAAATAAAGCCGATTTCGAAACTATGCTGCAAATGGTTTATCTTTCTTTTGAGTCGCCGCGTTTTGATCCAAATATTTTCAATATCCTAAAAGACCAATATAAAAACCGACTGGAAACTATTAAAAAAGATAATGAAAGTGTCTTTAAAGATTCTATTGATTTAGCAAATTCAAATCATAATGCCCGTACTTTTATTTTCAATGAAAAATTTCTTGAATCTATTGATCTGAAAAAAGCCGAAAACATTTACCGTGACAGAATTAAAAATGCCGGTGATTTTACTTTTATTTTTGTTGGAAACATTCCAGATTCCGCATTAGGATTAATTCAGAAATACATCGGAAATATCAACTCCAATCCAGCCTTAAAGGAAAATTATGTGGACCATAATATTGAGCCTAAAAAAGGAAAGACCCAAGTTCATTTCAAACGTCCTATGGAAGTTGCAAAAGCAACCGTTTATTTAAACTTAACCGGAAAAACAGAATACAGTAAAGAAAATGCCTTGACAATGTATATCATCGGAGAACTGTTATCAAAACGATTCTTGCAGACCATTCGTGAAGAAGAAGGCGGCAGTTACGGTGTAAACGTTGGAGGAAATCTGGAATTGATTCCTAAACCAACTTTCAGTCTGGCTCTCACTTTTGACTGTAATCCTGACAAACAGGAAAAATTAATGCAGATTGTCTGGAAAGAAATAAACGACTTAAAATCAAATCCAGTCAATGCAAATGATTTGGAAGGTATTAAAAAAGCTTTGTTAAAAAACCGAGAAGAATCGCTTAAAACCAATTCTTTCTGGAATACAACAATTTATAACAGCACATTAAATCAGATTCCGTTTTCGACGGATGAGGAATATAAAAATTTAATTTCTAAAATTAATCAAAAAACTATTCAGCAGTTTAGTAAGCACGTTTTGGATAGTTCTAGCAGTGTCGAAGTTATTATGAGCCCTGAAATCGAATCAGGAAAGTAAAACTTTAGGATACATTTTTATTTTATTAGTCATTAAAGGTTGTCCTCTCTGGGCAGCCTTTTTTGTTCGGTCATTCATTAAAAAAGGGCGTTTGAAGAAAATCAACCGCCCTTTTATATCTCAATAAAAAAATCTTATTTAGCAGAAAGTAATTCCATTATCTTATGATAAATCGATGTGTTTTGATAAACTCCCATAAATTTATCTGCTCCTGGTCCATAAGCAAAAACTGGAACTGGAACTGCGGTATGATCATTTGTGCTGAAACTTCCGTGAACGTAACCTTTCTCGATACTTCCATCAATCAATGATAATCCACCTGTCTCGTGATCTGCGGTTACGACTAATAAAGTTTCTGGATTTTTATCTACAAATTCCATTGCTTGTCCAACTAATTTATCAAAATCCAGCATTTCACGAACAACATATTCAACATTATTTTGGTGCCCGCCGTAATCAATCTGCGCACCTTCTGCCATGATAAAAAATGGATTTTTAGTTTTTGAAAAAGTGCTTGTTGCTTTCGCTAAAGATTTAGTTAGAAAATCTCCTCTCCCATTTTTCATAGAAACAACAGCTTTATCTTCTAAAACTACAAATCGATTGTTTTTGATGGTATCTAAACTGGCAAAACTATCTGAAAATGTATATCCTTTTTCGATTAAAACTTTAGACAAATCTTTACCGTCTTTTCTGGATTTAAATTCATTTTGACCTCCGCCAATTAAAATATCAGAAGGATTTGCCAGGAAATCATTTGCGATTGGTTCGCTCAAACTTCTTTCCGGCTGATGTGCATAAAAAGCCGCCGGCGTAGCATCTGTAATATTTCCTGCTGAAATAATTGCCGTTTTATAGTTTTTCTTAATCAATTGCTGTGTAATCAATTCCAACGGTTTTCCTTGTTCGTCAACACTAATAAAACGATTATTGGTTTTATGTCCAGTTGCCATTGCAGTTGCTCCAGCAGCAGAATCTGTAATGTAACTATCTGAAGCTTTGGTGATAGAAAATCCTTGAGTTGGAATGTTAAACAAACTCAATTGTCCTTTGTTTGCGGTGTAACTAGAATATATTTGAGTTAATCCCATTCCGTCGCCAATTAAAAGAATAACGTTTTTAGGACGTTTACTTTTAAATGCATTTTTAGGAACGTAAGCTTGATGAAATTCTGTGTTTTGGTAAAATGTCGTTTTAATGCTATTAATGAACTGCGTCAGCTCAGTAACTTTATCTGTTCCGATAAAATCAACTTTTAAATTCATCAAAGTCATATAAGTATTTACGTTGTCCTGCGTTGCCCAGAATCTTACTTTTTTATTTTGATCGTGAACTTTCTTGATAATAGCTTGAATTTTTTCAGAATCTGCCTGCGTTAGAACTCCTTTTCCGTTCCAAACGGTGATTTCTTTTAAATCTTCGCTGATCATTTCTACACGCGCTAATTGATCTGGCGTGTAATTTTCGTTTAATCTTCCGTCAAAATAAATAAAATCTGGATATTCATTCCATTTTGAAGGTAAAGGTCTATTGCCAGAAATGACCACTTTTATATTTTTATTCGAAATAATATCTGGAAAAGTCTTTAACTGCTGTGCAATAACTTTCAAAGTCGAATCGGCATCAGACTTAATATCAATCATTAAAATTAAAGGTTTGCCGCTTGGGTACGCTTTTCCTTCTAAAGTTTTTAATTTAGAAGAAAGCGGTTCCAAATACATGCTTTTAAGCGTGTTGTGAGCGACAATTTCTTTTGAAGTGTGGGCTACAAACAATTCGTTATTCACCAAAAAAACATCGGCTTCAATAACACCGGTTTCATTAGAATAAGCGCCATAAAATGGTAATTTACTCTCGTAATCATTATGAGAATGAATATTAGAAGAACTGTATTCCTGCGCCTGTGCGAAAAGGAAAAACTGAAGGCAAAAAAGGGTGATTATTTTTTTCATCGAAAATAAATTAAATAACAAAAAGTTGTAGGTTACTTTTTGAATTGTATGAAAATAAAAAATGGTTTTATTAATTTTTTACGGCCGCAGCCTCCCGACAAAAAAAACTGCAGCGTAAAAAAACTAAAAAAACACAATGAAATTATTGATTACCAGCCTTGGTTTTGAGTCAAAGCTCCTTTGCTTACTGCGATTTCATCTGGCGGTATTGGCCAAACATGGTGTATAGCTGGATTAAAATTACGAGCTGGATAAATTACACTTCCATCATAATGGTGCAATGGTTTGGCATATGTTTCTTTTGCATCTCCCCAACGCACTAAATCAAAGTGACGGTCTGTCCACTCACCTGCTAACTCGCAGCGTCTTTCTCTTTTTAAATCAATTAAAGTAGCTCCAGAAAGATCTGTAAGACCTGCGCGGTGGCGAATCATATTGATTTCTGTATCTGCATTCTGCCCTTTCATTAATTTCGCTTCCGCTAACATCAAAATTACGTCTGCATAACGTAAAAGAGGTACGTTTAAAGCTGTCGAAGGTTTGTCCCCGTTTGCATTTACGTAACGAATATCAACTCCGCCAGATGTTGTTTTTGGATAACTAAATGGCTCCATGTATTTTTTAAACTGATAACCGGTTCTGTTACTTGAACTTACTACGTGATTTCCTTCATTAAAAGTTACCAATTCTCCAAAATACATGAATTTATCTCCTTTTTGTAAAATCGTAGCACTGCGTCTTTTATCGTTTGGAACATAAGTATCAAACAATTCTTTTGTTGGATAGAAATTTCCCCATCCGTTGTAAACTCCCCATCCTTTATCTTCTAAACAAACTCCAGGAAAAATAGATCCTAAAGAAGTATTTTCTGCACTTGAAGTAACAGACCAAATATATTCTGATGACCAGTTATTGCTAATTTTAAATACATCCTCAAAATTGTCTAATAATTTGTGTTTTCCGCTTGCCACAATCATGTTGGCATATTTTATAGCGTTGTCCCAATCTTTTGCATACAAATACGTACGAACTAAATAAGCCCATGCAGCAGTTTTGTGAGCGCGTCCGTAATTGTCTGGTGTAAGCTGGTCAAAGTAAGGTAATAAATCGGCCGCTTTAATTAAATCTGCAGCAATGTAAGCGTAGTTTTCTGCAACATTTTTAGCACGAGGCACATACACATTTGTTGGGTTTTCTCTGTCCTGAATTGGAATTCCTGCACGATCGTCTCCATAATGGTATGCTAATTCTAAATGCATTACGGCATGATTAAAATAAGCTTCTCCCAGCATTCCGTTTCTTGTACTTTCATCCAAAGGAATATTTGGCACATTACGAATTACATCGTTACAGCGTTTCATAATTTCATAGTGAATTCTCCAAATATCTTTTGTATCCGATTCTGCTCCGTCAACAATAAAATTTTTGATACGCTCTGCGTTTTGTCTTGGTTTTGTTCCGATATCATCACTTGCATTATTCAGCCAGAAAAAACCACGGCCATACATATTATCATCAGAATATAAAGCATATATTGCGTTTACTCCTGCTTTTGCATCTGCTGGAGTTTTCCAGAAATTTCCGCTTGAAGGAGCTCCCTGTGGTACAACATCAAGTTCACTTTCACAAGCCGAAGTGCCCATTAAAAGCACAAAACTCAATAATAAAAGACTTATTTTTTTCATTTTAATTGTTTTTTATTTTTTAAAAAGTTGCATTAACACCTGTCATGTAAATACGTGAAAGTGGATATTTACCTAAATCCATTCCGAAGTTTTTAAGACCAACTTCAGGATCCATTCCAGAATATTTAGTAATTGTAAATAAGTTCTGTCCAGAAATAAAGAATCTAAGTTTTGCTTTTCCGTTCAGCCAGCTTTCTTTTACGGTATAACCAATCGACACGTTTTTCAATCTCAAGAAAGAAGCATCTTCGATATAAAGATCAGAGATACGTCCGAAGTTATTATTGTTGTCTGTTGAAGATAGAACCGGAACATTGGTGTTTGTATTGGTTGGAGACCAAGCATCTTTAGACTCTGCCAATAAGTTATATCCTGGGAAAGAAGCATTTAAACCTGTATGTTTTACAGCGTTGAAAACACTATTTCCGGCAGCACCGTTAAAAAAGATATTCATATCGAATCCTTTGTACCTAAAATTAGCATTCAAACTGTAAGTTGTTTTTGGAAAAGGACTTCCTAATACTACTCTATCGCTGTTATTGATAACACCATCGCCGTTTTCATCTTTAAATCTAATATCTCCCGCAACAGCATTTGGCTGATAGGCCACACCATTTTTGTTTACATACGCTTTTGCTTCTGCATCACTTTGAAATAATCCGTCTGTTTCATATCCGTAGAAAGCACCAACAGGACTTCCAACTTGATAGATATTTGCTAAAGGTAAACTACGAACTCTGCTTAAGTTTAAGGGTTCAAGCGAAGTCAAATCGTCTTTAATAGAAACAATTTTATTGGTTAAGAATCCAGCGTTTGCTGTAACGTCAAACTTAAATTCGCCTTTTGTTTTTTGATACGTTAAACTAACCTCAATACCTTTATTTTCAACATCTCCAGAGTTTACAATTCTTCCTTGCGGCGTTCCAGAAACACCAGGTAATTGGTCACGAACCAGCATGTCTTTATTTTTTTTCACATAAGCATCGACAGATCCAACTAAACTATTATTTAGCATTGTAAAATCTAAACCAATATTAGTCTGCTCAGAGCTTTCCCATTTTAAATTAGGGTTTGATAATTCGCTTTCTGCATAACCATAATTAATAGATGGAGTTGCTCCAATTAAAGCTTGAGTTTGTGATAATGGCACACTAAACTGATATGGTCCAAGGTTTCCTAAATTTCCAATCTGTCCCCAGCTTGCACGTAATTTTAAATTGCTTACAATTGGTTCAAGACCTTTCATAAAACTTTCTTCAGAAATTAACCAACCTGCAGAAACAGAAGGATATACTTTCCAGCGGTTGTCTTGCAAAAGTTTTGAAGTTCCGTCACGACGCACAATTCCTGAGAATAAATATTTTTGATTGAAGTCATAATTTAATCTTCCTACATAAGAAGAAATGATTTCATCTGATAAACCTGCCCCTGTCTGTTGAATTAATTTTGCATTTAATAAATAGCGCTGTGATGGATCTTCGTTGTCAAATCCAGTTCCTTCAACTGTATAGAAATCTCTTTTAGTTTCTTGATACGTATATCCGGCTAAAGCTTTAAGGTTGTGTTTTCCGAATGATTTTTCATAAGAAATAGTCTGCTCACTCAATAAATCGGTAATTGTCATATTTTTTAGAGTCAGTCTATTGAAATCAAATATTTTTCCTGGCTCAGTAACTTTTACTGTGAAATCTGTTGCATTATCCTGAATTCTGGTATATCCCCAGTTTGATTTTACTTTTAACCCTGGAACAATTTCCCATTCTGCATAAGGATTGATCAAAATGGTAGAAATTGGATTTTTGTTATCTAATCTTTTTAAATATGCCACTGGATTGATAACGTCTCCGTAAGAGCCAATATATTTTTCAGGAACACCGCCAAATTGGCCAGAACCATCTTCTCTGTAAATCGTCGCGTTTGGCGGATACAAAATCGCTGCTTGAATTGCTCCTGTATACGAACTTGAAGTATTAGCAGTCTGACCATCAGTTAAGGAATATGAAAGATTTTCCCCAATTGTGAAATTATCGGCCAATTTAAAAGATGAATTTGCTCTTACTGTATAACGTTCTCCGTATGTGTTTAACAAAATACCTTCGTTTTTTCTATAACTTCCAGAAAGAAAGAAATTAGATTTTTCTGTTTTTCCATTTACAGAAAGAGACAGATCTTGAATTTCTCCTGTACGGAAAATTTCATCCATCCAGTTTGTTTTTGTAGTTCTTGCTGTTGGTTCAAATGCAGTGTCAAAAGCAGGAATTCTTGGTAATCCAGCGTTATCTCTTGCCAGATTCATAGCATCAGCATATTCTGCAGCGTTTAGAACCTCTAATTTTTTCGCTACATTTTGAAACCCTCCCTGATAGTTTACATTTACATTGATACGATCTGAAATTCCTTTTTTAGAAGTAATTAAAATTACCCCTCCAGAAGCTCTCGCACCATAAATTGCAGCAGAAGCCGCATCTTTTAAAACACTTATCGAAGCAATATCATTTGGATTTAAAGTATTTAATGAACCACTATAAATAATTCCGTCTAAAACAATTAACGGAGTCTCAGCATTTAAAGATCCGATGCCACGAATATTGATTGTTGGTGAAGATGTTGGATCACCTCCATCGTTAATAACCGTAACACCAGCAACCGTTCCCTGCAGTAATTCAGCAGCATTGTTATACGTTCTGCTAGAAGTTTCTTTCATAGAAACAGAACCTACAGCGCCAAGAACTTCGTTCTTTTTTACACTTCCGTAACCCATAACAACCACTTCCTGAAGTTGTTTTACATCAGCTGCCAGTTTTACTGTAATGGTTTGTGTGCTGGTAACTTTTACTTCTTGTGTAATATAACCAACGTATGAAAAAACAAGAGTAGCTTCTGCTGCATTGATTTCCATTTTAAACGTTCCGTCAAAATCTGTAGCTGCAGCTGCATCAGAACCTTTGTCTTTGATTCCAACTCCTGGTAACGGCATATTATCATCGCCTCCAAAAACAGTTCCTGAAACAATTATTTTATTCTGATCTGTCGCTGCTACTTTTTGATTTTTTTTGATAACGATATTATTGCTCACAATTTCATATCGAAGTGCTGCACCGCAAATTCTGTCCAACGCTTGTTCCAGCGTTACATTACTCAATTTTAAACTTAATTTTTGATTGGTATTGACTTGGCTGCTTTCGTACATAAAATGCACATCGACCTGATTTTCAATTTTTTGAAAAATTTTTTTTATACTTTCATTTTCAACTTTTAAAGTTACTCTTTTGTTAATGTCAACATTCCCGGCGTTTACTGTCAGCGTCGCAAAAAACAAAGCCATAAACAGGAATAATTTTGTTCCTATTGTCTTTAAGCTCTGACAATTTACGGCATACCGCATTTGTTTTTCATTCATAATTTTTAGATTTAGTTGATTGTTTTTGTTTATTTAGGATGCTACGTAGTTTATTTTTAATGTGCTGAAGAATTACTCTATTTTATAAATACCCGAATCCATTTTATAATCGGCATTGATGATATTACACACCAACCCAATTACTTGATCGGCAGGCAGTTCTTTAAAATAGGCGCTTATCTTTAAAGCATTTAATTTTTGATTTTTGATTTCGATAGCCACATTATAATTGCGGTTAATTGTGGCAACCACTTCGGGCAGAGGCGTATCTTCAAAAACCATAATATTTTTTCGCCATAGTGAAATTGTATTCACTGGAATATCTTTAAAAGCCTGAAGCTTATTGTTGTGTGATTTAAATACCACTTTTTGGCCAGGAGTTACATACACATTCTCTTCTGTAACGGTAGATTTCACGTTCACTCTTCCAGTTAAAACTGAAACTTCCTGGGTTGTTTGGTCTGGATATGCCTGTACATTAAAACTGGTTCCGAGAACTTTGGTATCCATTTTATTGGTGTGAATGATAAAAGGATGTTTTTTGTCTTTGGCTACATCAAAAAAAGCTTCACCAGAGAGATATACTTCTCTTGTATCTCCTTTAAATTCTTTTGGATATTTTAAAACACTTCCGGCATTCAGCCATATCTGCGTTCCGTCACTCAATTTTATTTGAGCATGTTCGCCAAGTTTTACCGCTAATTGTGTGTTTTCAATTGAATGTGATGACTGATAAAAAAACACTGATAATCCGATTAGAAAAACCAAAGAGGCAGCAACCGCCCAGTTTTTATATTGAAGAGCAATAACATTATTGGTTTTCTTAATTTGACGTAACTCTTTTTTTAGTTTCGAACGATCTGACTGTATCATTTCCATGTTTTCAAAAAAATCATCAGTACGATCGTACCATTTATTCCACATTTCTTGTCCTTTTGGAGAATACTTTCCTTCTAAAAAATGTTTTATTTCTTGTCTTAATTTATCAGGCATTATAATTTCTTTATGTCTTTAATAATATGTCTTTGGAATTGTAATTTTCGGTAGGCGCGTAAGGTTACGCTTCTGTTAAGAAAAAAATGAAGTCTTAATTTTGATTTCACTTTTAATTGAACTCGCCCAAATAAGTGCGCATAAATTTGAGCGCATAAGTAATATGATACTTTACCGTTTCTATTGAAACATTCAGTTCCTCAGCGATTTCTTTATTGGTATAATGTTTTACTCTGCTTAGAATAAAAACTTCTTTTGATTTTTTAGGAAGTAACATTGCTGCCTTATCAACTGCTTTTTGCAGTTCATCGTAATAAATAGAATCTTCTGTTGCATTATGACTGCCGTACGAAACAGTATTTCTATCCAAAACTTCTTGTACATATTGGTCTGCAACTGTATGAGATTTTATATAATCTAATGTCATATAACGAACCGAAGTGTAGATATAAGCCGCAAAACTTTTTTGAATGACAATTGTCTTGCGTCGTTCCCAGATACTAGTAAAAACTTCCTGAACAATTTCTTCTGATATTGCTACCGATTTCATTCTGAGGTATACAAATCGAACAAGTATGTCTCGATATCTAAAATAGAGTTCATCAAAAGCTTTGTCTTTGCCGTTTCTTAATAGTTCGACAAGTTCTTCGTCTGTAAACTTCTTATACATTGTACATTATTTTGGCATGAATAATCAAATGAAAAATGCAGTCTGCAGCATTTCTTCTGATTTCGTGTTGATAATGTTCTTGTTGTTTTAAAAATGACATATACAAAGTATTAGGTTCTTTTTATATGTCTTCAAAATTAAAGATGAGGGTAGGTCGAAAAGGTTACGTTTACATTAATAAAACGGTCTTAAAACGAAACATATTATTAACATTTGAAACTAAAGTTACCTGTAAAATAAGGTTATGAAGTATTTGAAGTAAAAAATAGAATGGTCTCTCTTTTATAATAATCCTTCTCTTATAAAAAAGCTTTTTTTGAGGTTTGAATGATAAAAAAGTGCTTAACAAAAAATTAAAGACTCTAAGCGCACGGAAGGTTAAATCATAGCTGTTTAATTTTTTTTATAAAAAAATGCCCCCAATAAGCAGCAAACTTTTTGGGGGCAATTGTAAAATTAATTTTTGTTTTAAACTAAATCGAATCTATCTAGATTCATTACTTTATTCCATGTTACAACAAAATCGTTTACAAATTTTTCTTGTGCATCTGTACTTGCATACACTTCTGCTACAGCTCTTAATTCTGAATTAGAACCAAAAACAAGATCTGCACGTGTACCAATCCATTTTGGCTGACCTGTTGCGCGATCGTTTCCTGCGTACAGCTCTTTATCATTGGAAACAGCCTGCCATTGTGTATTCATATCAAGCAGATTTATGAAGAAGTCATTCGTCAATTTTCCCGGACGATGTGTAAATACACCATTTTTTGAACCATCTGTATTGATGTCCAGCACGCGTAGTCCTCCTAAAAGTACTGTTAGCTCAGGTGCTGTAAGGGTTAATAAATTTGCTTTATCAATAAGAAGTTCTTCT contains:
- a CDS encoding M16 family metallopeptidase, which codes for MNTKKNIIIGILALSFQGAFSQFKTNIPLDKNVTTGKLKNGLTYYILHNEEPKDRASFYFVQNVGAILEDDNQNGLAHFLEHMAFNGTEHFKGKGIIKMLEKNGVSFGKDINAYTAQDETVYNISTVPVSNEKLIDSTLWVLHDWSGSLSLTDAEIDAERGVIREEWRTRRTSDFRLKMQTDPVLYKGSQYSKRDVIGDLNIINNFKYPELRNYYKKWYRPDLQAVIIVGDIDVKAMEQKVKTFFSGIPLAKKAVPRPYFNIPKHDELYFGTASDKEASSSSITLQYVLDEPLLKDSIVTRKNVMNSFYTSILNNRFKELLLKNQSGALNLKTYFEPISRLNTSFNISALAKKGKIIQAFEEAYTETERLKRFGVSQIELDRTKKIFISSYDDFINNKDKVDNDSWADKLTNYFLKAKPFLSPEDDYKLIVGIIKSISLEELNAYAKTIQKPTNQVVLVTGSDQDKNDFPTKEAVVSVMKKVENMTLEPYTKKENNAPLIDKELKPAAIKKTFEIAGVKDAKGYILENEAKIIVLPTNYSQDQIIFSAFSKGGKSLIKTEDLASAEIATTIARSSGLGNFDNIGLKEKLTGKVAQAAPFIGQNTQGFQGSSNKADFETMLQMVYLSFESPRFDPNIFNILKDQYKNRLETIKKDNESVFKDSIDLANSNHNARTFIFNEKFLESIDLKKAENIYRDRIKNAGDFTFIFVGNIPDSALGLIQKYIGNINSNPALKENYVDHNIEPKKGKTQVHFKRPMEVAKATVYLNLTGKTEYSKENALTMYIIGELLSKRFLQTIREEEGGSYGVNVGGNLELIPKPTFSLALTFDCNPDKQEKLMQIVWKEINDLKSNPVNANDLEGIKKALLKNREESLKTNSFWNTTIYNSTLNQIPFSTDEEYKNLISKINQKTIQQFSKHVLDSSSSVEVIMSPEIESGK
- a CDS encoding alkaline phosphatase gives rise to the protein MKKIITLFCLQFFLFAQAQEYSSSNIHSHNDYESKLPFYGAYSNETGVIEADVFLVNNELFVAHTSKEIVAHNTLKSMYLEPLSSKLKTLEGKAYPSGKPLILMIDIKSDADSTLKVIAQQLKTFPDIISNKNIKVVISGNRPLPSKWNEYPDFIYFDGRLNENYTPDQLARVEMISEDLKEITVWNGKGVLTQADSEKIQAIIKKVHDQNKKVRFWATQDNVNTYMTLMNLKVDFIGTDKVTELTQFINSIKTTFYQNTEFHQAYVPKNAFKSKRPKNVILLIGDGMGLTQIYSSYTANKGQLSLFNIPTQGFSITKASDSYITDSAAGATAMATGHKTNNRFISVDEQGKPLELITQQLIKKNYKTAIISAGNITDATPAAFYAHQPERSLSEPIANDFLANPSDILIGGGQNEFKSRKDGKDLSKVLIEKGYTFSDSFASLDTIKNNRFVVLEDKAVVSMKNGRGDFLTKSLAKATSTFSKTKNPFFIMAEGAQIDYGGHQNNVEYVVREMLDFDKLVGQAMEFVDKNPETLLVVTADHETGGLSLIDGSIEKGYVHGSFSTNDHTAVPVPVFAYGPGADKFMGVYQNTSIYHKIMELLSAK
- a CDS encoding RagB/SusD family nutrient uptake outer membrane protein, giving the protein MKKISLLLLSFVLLMGTSACESELDVVPQGAPSSGNFWKTPADAKAGVNAIYALYSDDNMYGRGFFWLNNASDDIGTKPRQNAERIKNFIVDGAESDTKDIWRIHYEIMKRCNDVIRNVPNIPLDESTRNGMLGEAYFNHAVMHLELAYHYGDDRAGIPIQDRENPTNVYVPRAKNVAENYAYIAADLIKAADLLPYFDQLTPDNYGRAHKTAAWAYLVRTYLYAKDWDNAIKYANMIVASGKHKLLDNFEDVFKISNNWSSEYIWSVTSSAENTSLGSIFPGVCLEDKGWGVYNGWGNFYPTKELFDTYVPNDKRRSATILQKGDKFMYFGELVTFNEGNHVVSSSNRTGYQFKKYMEPFSYPKTTSGGVDIRYVNANGDKPSTALNVPLLRYADVILMLAEAKLMKGQNADTEINMIRHRAGLTDLSGATLIDLKRERRCELAGEWTDRHFDLVRWGDAKETYAKPLHHYDGSVIYPARNFNPAIHHVWPIPPDEIAVSKGALTQNQGW
- a CDS encoding SusC/RagA family TonB-linked outer membrane protein — translated: MNEKQMRYAVNCQSLKTIGTKLFLFMALFFATLTVNAGNVDINKRVTLKVENESIKKIFQKIENQVDVHFMYESSQVNTNQKLSLKLSNVTLEQALDRICGAALRYEIVSNNIVIKKNQKVAATDQNKIIVSGTVFGGDDNMPLPGVGIKDKGSDAAAATDFDGTFKMEINAAEATLVFSYVGYITQEVKVTSTQTITVKLAADVKQLQEVVVMGYGSVKKNEVLGAVGSVSMKETSSRTYNNAAELLQGTVAGVTVINDGGDPTSSPTINIRGIGSLNAETPLIVLDGIIYSGSLNTLNPNDIASISVLKDAASAAIYGARASGGVILITSKKGISDRINVNVNYQGGFQNVAKKLEVLNAAEYADAMNLARDNAGLPRIPAFDTAFEPTARTTKTNWMDEIFRTGEIQDLSLSVNGKTEKSNFFLSGSYRKNEGILLNTYGERYTVRANSSFKLADNFTIGENLSYSLTDGQTANTSSSYTGAIQAAILYPPNATIYREDGSGQFGGVPEKYIGSYGDVINPVAYLKRLDNKNPISTILINPYAEWEIVPGLKVKSNWGYTRIQDNATDFTVKVTEPGKIFDFNRLTLKNMTITDLLSEQTISYEKSFGKHNLKALAGYTYQETKRDFYTVEGTGFDNEDPSQRYLLNAKLIQQTGAGLSDEIISSYVGRLNYDFNQKYLFSGIVRRDGTSKLLQDNRWKVYPSVSAGWLISEESFMKGLEPIVSNLKLRASWGQIGNLGNLGPYQFSVPLSQTQALIGATPSINYGYAESELSNPNLKWESSEQTNIGLDFTMLNNSLVGSVDAYVKKNKDMLVRDQLPGVSGTPQGRIVNSGDVENKGIEVSLTYQKTKGEFKFDVTANAGFLTNKIVSIKDDLTSLEPLNLSRVRSLPLANIYQVGSPVGAFYGYETDGLFQSDAEAKAYVNKNGVAYQPNAVAGDIRFKDENGDGVINNSDRVVLGSPFPKTTYSLNANFRYKGFDMNIFFNGAAGNSVFNAVKHTGLNASFPGYNLLAESKDAWSPTNTNTNVPVLSSTDNNNNFGRISDLYIEDASFLRLKNVSIGYTVKESWLNGKAKLRFFISGQNLFTITKYSGMDPEVGLKNFGMDLGKYPLSRIYMTGVNATF
- a CDS encoding FecR domain-containing protein, translating into MPDKLRQEIKHFLEGKYSPKGQEMWNKWYDRTDDFFENMEMIQSDRSKLKKELRQIKKTNNVIALQYKNWAVAASLVFLIGLSVFFYQSSHSIENTQLAVKLGEHAQIKLSDGTQIWLNAGSVLKYPKEFKGDTREVYLSGEAFFDVAKDKKHPFIIHTNKMDTKVLGTSFNVQAYPDQTTQEVSVLTGRVNVKSTVTEENVYVTPGQKVVFKSHNNKLQAFKDIPVNTISLWRKNIMVFEDTPLPEVVATINRNYNVAIEIKNQKLNALKISAYFKELPADQVIGLVCNIINADYKMDSGIYKIE
- a CDS encoding RNA polymerase sigma-70 factor; translation: MYKKFTDEELVELLRNGKDKAFDELYFRYRDILVRFVYLRMKSVAISEEIVQEVFTSIWERRKTIVIQKSFAAYIYTSVRYMTLDYIKSHTVADQYVQEVLDRNTVSYGSHNATEDSIYYDELQKAVDKAAMLLPKKSKEVFILSRVKHYTNKEIAEELNVSIETVKYHITYALKFMRTYLGEFN